A stretch of the Archangium violaceum genome encodes the following:
- a CDS encoding trypsin-like serine protease, whose protein sequence is MSQRHFVRKFFLLGTASTALLVGCGPEESLAPQQQSLGSQGQEIVGGSDTSISTHPWQISFQLASGFHFCGGSILNESWILTAQHCVDQSGSFSVRSPSSVRIAAGGTQLSTIITEGQVRTVDDVIPFPGYETVSQGKDVALLHLSKPLKLNGSVAPIALATPEDEAAGLTAAGILSTVTGWGDLAANGSPPDTLQAVDVPLVSNEEAGAAYGLTLSEDQLAAGVMGVGGKDSCQGDSGGPLIVSKGSEKILAGVVSWGYGCAEPEFPGMYARVSSFQPWISSFLNKRPTIRLNTTNQSGSAGDWKHYRVSIPSGLKVFNVHISGGTGDADLYIQHGAQPTESSFTCRPYSGGNNETCSIPNPAAGTWFISVQGYSDFSGVRVHATSY, encoded by the coding sequence ATGTCGCAGCGTCACTTCGTTCGAAAGTTCTTCCTGCTCGGCACCGCCAGCACGGCCCTGCTCGTAGGCTGTGGTCCCGAGGAGTCCCTCGCTCCCCAGCAGCAGTCCCTCGGCTCGCAGGGCCAGGAGATCGTCGGTGGTAGCGACACGAGCATCTCCACCCATCCCTGGCAGATCTCCTTCCAACTCGCGTCAGGCTTCCACTTCTGCGGCGGCTCCATCCTGAACGAGAGCTGGATCCTCACCGCTCAGCACTGCGTGGACCAGAGCGGTTCCTTCTCCGTGAGGAGCCCGAGCAGCGTCCGCATCGCCGCGGGCGGCACCCAGCTCAGCACCATCATCACCGAGGGACAGGTCCGCACCGTCGACGACGTCATCCCCTTCCCGGGCTACGAGACCGTGAGCCAGGGCAAGGACGTGGCACTGCTGCACCTGTCCAAGCCGCTCAAGCTCAATGGCAGCGTGGCGCCCATCGCGCTGGCGACCCCGGAAGATGAGGCGGCGGGCCTGACGGCCGCGGGCATCCTCTCCACCGTGACGGGCTGGGGCGACCTCGCCGCCAATGGCTCACCGCCGGATACGCTGCAGGCCGTCGACGTGCCCCTCGTCTCCAACGAGGAGGCCGGCGCCGCCTACGGCTTGACCCTCTCCGAGGATCAGCTCGCCGCGGGCGTCATGGGCGTGGGCGGCAAGGACTCGTGCCAGGGTGACAGCGGCGGCCCGCTCATCGTGAGCAAGGGCAGCGAGAAGATTCTCGCGGGCGTGGTGAGCTGGGGCTACGGATGCGCCGAGCCCGAGTTCCCCGGCATGTACGCGCGCGTCTCGTCCTTCCAGCCGTGGATCTCCTCCTTCCTGAACAAGAGGCCCACCATCCGCCTCAACACGACCAATCAGTCGGGCAGCGCGGGCGATTGGAAGCACTACCGGGTGAGCATTCCGTCTGGCCTCAAGGTGTTCAACGTGCACATCTCCGGCGGCACGGGTGACGCCGACCTCTACATCCAGCACGGCGCCCAGCCGACGGAGAGCAGCTTCACCTGCCGGCCGTACTCGGGCGGCAACAACGAGACCTGCAGCATCCCCAACCCGGCGGCGGGCACCTGGTTCATCTCGGTCCAGGGCTACTCCGACTTCTCCGGCGTGAGGGTGCACGCGACCTCCTACTGA
- a CDS encoding phosphotransferase family protein, which yields MRSRTKVTLRREELESLVHHAFGSSSRVRSAEELTDGMFNAAYALELEGQAPVVLKVAPPPGQPLLTYERDLMRTEVEFYERVAKETTCPVPRVLAHDFSRSRIGSDYFFMERLRGAPLEKMKKELTDGERARLQAELGELVGRLGAIRGRFFGYPQHGTGTQAATWREAFLAMVDRLLQDAERLEVRLPLPTREILALFQAGARVLEQVKEPVLTHFDLWDGNVFVHRVEGVPRIEALIDGERAFWGDPIAELVSTALFRDAEQEQDFLRGYQEATGTPLVFTEGVRHRLNLYRAYLCLIMVIEGVPRGYSGLKYMAIRQYCLFKLRGELKQLAARGRG from the coding sequence ATGCGTAGTCGGACGAAAGTGACGCTGCGGCGGGAGGAACTCGAGTCACTCGTGCACCACGCCTTTGGTTCGAGTTCACGGGTGCGCTCCGCCGAGGAGCTCACGGATGGGATGTTCAACGCCGCGTATGCGCTGGAGTTGGAGGGACAGGCCCCCGTCGTCCTGAAGGTGGCGCCCCCACCGGGCCAGCCCCTGCTGACATACGAGCGGGACCTCATGCGAACGGAGGTCGAGTTCTACGAGCGCGTCGCGAAGGAGACGACCTGCCCCGTGCCCCGCGTGTTGGCCCACGACTTCTCGCGCTCGCGCATCGGCAGCGACTACTTCTTCATGGAGCGGCTGCGGGGCGCCCCGCTGGAGAAGATGAAGAAGGAGCTGACCGACGGGGAGCGGGCACGCCTCCAGGCCGAGCTCGGGGAGCTGGTCGGGCGACTGGGGGCCATCCGGGGCCGCTTCTTCGGTTATCCACAGCACGGGACTGGTACCCAGGCGGCCACCTGGCGCGAGGCGTTCCTCGCCATGGTCGACCGTCTCCTCCAGGATGCCGAGCGGCTCGAGGTGCGCCTGCCTCTGCCGACGCGAGAGATCCTCGCTCTGTTCCAGGCCGGGGCAAGAGTGCTCGAACAGGTGAAGGAGCCCGTTCTCACGCACTTCGACCTCTGGGACGGCAACGTCTTCGTCCACCGTGTGGAGGGAGTCCCTCGCATCGAGGCCCTCATCGATGGGGAGCGCGCCTTCTGGGGTGACCCCATCGCGGAGCTGGTGTCCACGGCCCTCTTCCGGGACGCGGAACAGGAGCAGGATTTCCTGCGAGGGTACCAGGAGGCCACGGGCACTCCCCTGGTCTTCACCGAGGGGGTGCGGCACCGGCTCAACCTCTACCGCGCCTACCTCTGCCTCATCATGGTCATCGAGGGGGTGCCCCGCGGGTACTCGGGCCTGAAGTACATGGCCATCCGCCAGTACTGCCTGTTCAAACTGAGGGGCGAGCTGAAGCAGCTCGCCGCTCGCGGACGGGGATGA